The following nucleotide sequence is from Capra hircus breed San Clemente chromosome 4, ASM170441v1, whole genome shotgun sequence.
tctcctcgGACTGTCTGCCTTGGTTTCCACATGTCtgtcttctctgattaaacttattctttgactaaagttttccacagacaaaaggcagacaGAGAACACGGAGCGACAAGGACCACAGGGTGCTCAGAATCAGGCGAGTGGCCCACATGAGAGTGGAAGGGGCAAGTCAGAGCCCCTGTGCCAGTGATGGCACTCGGCCCCTGGCCCCACCGGGCACCCAGAACACAGCCAGCCAGCGACCCCCGCCACACGCAAGAACTCAGAGGACTCTTTTGGAAAAATTGGATGGCTACAAAGAAAAGACCTATGAGTAATTCCAATACTGGGAATCGttcaaacaataataaaaattctgGCTTACCACCTGATTACCCTATAGGGCAGCCCACCAGTCGACAAGGCCTCAAATTGCCCATAAAACTTTCATTTGAGGAATGCTTTCAACATGAAAAACCAAAACTATGAACTGAAATAATGAACAGATGGAACTTTTATAAAGAAATCTTATCATTACAGGATGGtatttttaaataggaaagaGTTTTGGAtgttaaaaaacacaaatgaaattttaacttaaaagtgCAATGAAAGGTTTAAAAGATAAAGTCAAGAATATCTCTCAcattactaaaatcagaaatgaaagtggagacaTTAATACTGATTGTACAGAAATAGAAAGTATTATGAGATTACTGTGAAGAattgtatgccaacaaattggataacttagatgaaatggacaaatttctagaaacacaaAACTTACCAAAAGtaaatcacaaagaaataaaaaatctgattAAACCTATAACTAGCAAGAAGATTAAGTCAGTAATCAAAATTATCCCAACAAAGAgttcaggatgagatggcttcacttgtgaattttatcaaacatttaaagaaataatatgagTTATTACTCATACTTTTGCAAAATATTGAAGAGGGAACACTTCCTAAATAATTCTATGAAGGCAGCATTGCCTTGATACCAaagccaggaggaaaaaaaaaaaaaaaaactatcagaaaCCTATAGACCAATATCCCTCATGAACACTGATGCAAAAGAAaaacctcaacaaaatattagcaaacaaaattcagcacctattaaaaggattatacatcacgaccaagtgagatttattcttggaatgcaaaaatattgggttggccaaaaagtttcttcagtttttaagtaaaaataaaagacacgtTTTTCATTTTTACCAAGCACTTTATTGAACAACATAGTCACCAAAATGGTGGTGGAATCATTTTTTTCGActatcttctgccatttttcaggcaacttcattattccatcttcccaaaactttttatctttttgagcaaagaactgttccaggtgGTTTTTTACAGTCTTCAGGGAATTGAAGTTTTTTCCATTAACGgaattttgtaaagactgaaataaatggaaatctgaaGGTGAAATGTCTGATGAATACGGTGGaggaatcagaacttcccagccaaaCTGTAACAGtgtttgcctggtcatcaaagaagtGCAGCCTTGAGTTCCCCTGATGGAAGTCAGCATTTTGTGCTGATTAATTCCAGACGCTTTTCTTTCAGTTGGTCTAACTGGGAATAGTACTTACTGGAATTAATCAGTTTTCTGGAATGAGCTCACAATAGAAGATTCCCTTGCAATCCCACCATACACACAACACACCTTCTGGATGAAGACTggcctttggtgtggttggtggtAGTTTATCTCACTTGCCCCACGATCTCTTCTGTTgcacattattgtacagtatccacttttcattgcccatcaaaatttgttttaaaagtggAACATTTACATTTAAGTAGAGAATCGCATGTGGAAATACAGTCAAGAAGGTTTTTTTCTGCTTAACATGGAAGCCAAGTATCAAAGCGGTGAATGAACATCATCAAGCTGGCGCAAATGATTTTCAGCGCTTGGTTTGCATATTTCAAGTATGTCGGCTATCTCCCAAGTTGTATAACGTTGATTGCTTTCAATCAATGTCTTGATTTGATCAGTATCAACATCAACTGACCTACCTGACCAGGGAGCATCATCCTGTATAAAACTTTGCAAACCACTTTTGACACTTTAaatcagtcacagcaccttctccatacactgcacaaatcttttatttttgcatttttacctttcttgaaataatagtAAAGCATAATACACcaaaaatattgctttttttcttccatcttccatATTAAgatggctacacaaaaattcaccagttttggtaagtttcttttttaaatgcatgCTGATAAGACAGCTATCACAATACAACctaacaaaattgtttcaaacgaagttaaaaataattcagtgttCTTAGAACTAGCTTACGGCGGGAGGGGAGGTGGTGCAGGGGGATGAACAAATTTCTTGACCCACCCaatatttcaacatatgaaaattCATCAATGTAAAAACCAtattaacagaatgaaggaaCAAAACcacatagggaattccctggaggtccagtgggtaggactctgtgctttcactgtggagggcacagtttcaatccctgctcaAGGAACTGACATCCCACAAGCCTCacagtgcaggggaaaaaaggttttttaaCTGAAACAGGAAAAGCatgtgacaaaattcaataccctttcatgataaaaaccacTCAACAAACCAGTAATAGAAGGAAATTATCTCCTTAGGAGAAACCATACCTAAGAAACACATAGTGAACATCATACTCAAATGACAAAAATAGCTAAAATCTTCtcctttaagatcaggaacaagggaaAGAATGTCTGCTTTTACCTCTTCTAGTGAACAAAATACTGGAAGTTCtagacagagcaactgagcaaagAAGCAATAAGCAGATAAGCTGAACTTCaggaaaattaaaagcttatggACACTATGAACAGAGTAGAAAAGCAGCtgatagaatgggagaaagtatttgcaagtcatatatctgaCGAGGGATTAATGTGCAGGACATATAAAGAACTccaacaactcaacaacaaacagACAAGTTAAAATATGGTCCAAGGGACTGcacagtcatttctccaaagaaggtatacaaatggccaataagcccAAAAGAGCAGCTGAAAGGAATAGGAAGAtttgaaaaagaagcaaatagaacatccagaaaaattttaatggaaCTTAAGATGTAATAGCCTGCTGAAAAGTGGATTACACATAACTGGATCAGAAATCAGTGCACACGGTAAATAAAGGTGAAGGATTTAACCTCCTCTGCTTGTCTCCATCTTCACCACCCTGGTTTCTGCCACGTTCATTACCTACTTCCATTGTCTCTCTCCTCCTGAGGGCGTCCTGCACCTGAACTTGTCTCCCCTCCACTCGCTGGCCAGAGTGAGTTTTCAACAACTCTATTTACTTTgtgatttttaaacttaaaaaaaaattacttttacacTGCAATCAACAAATTACCCAGATGGTATGAGACTGTACAGATACAAAGGGCATgctgttttcctctctgcttcccctTTCCCCTCTCGGAGCCAGACAGTTTCTCTCCTCAGAGGCAACCACTGCCACAAGCTTTTTGTTTCTCCTTCTAGAAACATTCTACACATGTATGAGCACAGGTAGACACACGTCATTCGTGATGAGCACTTGAGATGTGGCCAGTGTGGCTGAGGTCTTGGAGTTTTCAAACAAGAGACCAGTGTTTCCCGTGTTGCTTCAGTCCActgaatattgaaaatatttgtgtTCACTTTTCTGAGCAGGCTCTATGTAAGCGTCATGGTTACAGTTAAAGTCAGTTAGTATTTAAGGGCAAATGCCATGAAACATCACTGGTTTATGAGACTGTTGAAAGAAGTAAAAGACAATGgataagtttgtttgtttgtttgtttgttttgccaacACTCATTGCTTGAGTCATGGAAGGGTTTTACTAAGGTTTTCAGTAATGGGGCATCCCCAGGTGGCAGtagcggtaaagaacttgcctgccaatgcaggagacaagagatggcgggttcaatccctgggtcgggaagatcctctggaggagggcatggcaacccattcccgtattcttgctgggagaatccccatggacggaggagcctggcgagctacagtccatagggtcacaaacacgactaaagtgacttagcatgagcaAACATGTACCAATATTTTCCTGAAACTAAAAGAACATTGAGACTTCCCCGGGGTTCCAgggattaagactctgcacttccagagcaggggtcatgggttcaatccctggtcagagagctaggatcccacatgccatgtggcaatgcaaaaaaaaaaaaaaaaaaacctcaaaaataaTGTTAACCAGATATTCAacatcaaaaaatttaaattagtaTAAGTTTTCTCACCAATATAACACTCCTATAACCAAGGACTTTCTaggtggcactgctgctgctgctgctgctgctgctaagtcgcttcagtcgtgtccgactctgtgcgaccccatagacggcagcccaccaggctcccccgtccctgggatcctccaggcaagaacactggagtgggttgccatttccttctccaatgcatgaaagtgaattcgctcagtcgtgtccaactcctagcaaccccatggactgcagcccaccaggctcctccgtccatgggatttgccaggcaagagtgctggagtgggtgccaccgccttctccctaggtggcaatagtggtaaagaatccacctgccagtgcaggggacgtaagAGACGTGGCCTCAATCCCttagtagggaagatcccctggaggaggaaatggcagcccactccagtattcttgcctagaaaattccatgggcaaaggaggctggtgggctacagtccacgcagccgccaagaatcagacaaaactgagcaactgggcacatTTTGAAATCTTTGTCAGAAGGACCCGGATATGTGAATTTCTGCTTTCAACTGTGATCTCCGGGAAGATCATTAACCACCAGTAAACAGCTAAGCACTGTTGCTGCTCGCCTGGGTCATCTGACGCTGAGCTCATGAATGTACCCTGAGTAacccctgaactgaactgaacagtaacgGGGCTTCCCGGgcgcactagtggtaaagaacctgtctgccttCGCAGGAGACAAGGGTGTAGGGTCggtccctgtgtcgggaagatcctctgaggagggcatggcagccccgcCCTCATCAGCCCTGTGCTGCCCGCCACTCACGATCCTTGCCCCCACAGGCCGTTCTGTCGGCTGAGTGACCTGCCTGCGTCTGCACCTGGCCCCCACTCTCCTGCCTTGCCCACCCCAGGCCTGAGGCAGCCCCCGCTGAAGGTGGGGTCACTTTCCTGCCTTCCTCAGCACAAGGCCACCTTGTCTTGAAGCTTTCCCTGGTCACCCACTTCCTGGGCCTCCCCCAGCACGTGGCCCTGCTGTTTCTCTAGCCCCAGAGGAAGTTCCTGGAGAACAAAGACCCCAGCTCTCATCTCTGCTTAGTGATTGTTGACAACTCGCAGATGGGACTGAAATGTCCAAGGTGGGATTTCAGCCCCCAGAACTGGCTAATTGAAGGCGAGGATCTTTCTGGCACCCCCAGGGCACATTGCAAAGGAAGCTCTGGGCTCCCCGTGGAGAATCCTGCCAGGGGTGCCTGGGGAGGGGACCAAACACGGGGTCATCCATCCCTCTCCATACATCTCTCTGTTTAATCCTCCAAACAACCCCCTAGCGGGAGGGCCTCTGGCCCCCACACCACAGAGAAGGGGCAGAAGGTTCAGGGGTCCTGGTGGTTAAACCAGGTCATcttcctgagggcttccctggtggctcagctggtaaagaatccgcctgcaatgcaggagaccctggttcaatccctgggttgggaagatcccctggagaaggaaacggctccAGTATtagacctggagaattccatgaactgtgtagtccatggggtcacaaagagttgctcATGACTGAGCGGCTGTCACTCTCTCTCCGTGGGCAACGGGCAACGGGCAGAGGGCCTGGGACTTAGGTAGCAGCGGGTCTGGTGGCTGACACACCAAGTCCCAGGGCTTGTTCTTATttgctcagcagcagcaggagctgagCCCTTGTTTTCCCCTGACCCCACAGCAGCCTTCGGAACCCCACCATGCCGCCCTTCACCCACACGGGAGACCCTGGGAGCCCATTGCCACCACAGATGGGACGTGATCCTTCACGCCTGATGTGTTTGCTGGTGTTGGAGACACCCTCCTTTTCAGTGTGTTTCCAAGGTGCAGGGGGACGGTTCAAATGACTCGTCGAGGTCTCCTGGGGTTTGAGGAAGTCTGGATTTCTGGGAAGAATTTTCTGGAGTGAGTGTCTTGGGGACTGCCTGGAGGGGCCTGAGGGGAAGGGGTCGCCCTGTTCCTGGGGGCAGGGCAGCGCCAGGGCTGGGGCGGCCCGCTGGGCCAGCGGGAGGGGACGGGAGGGGACGGGAGGGGACGGGAGGGCAGGGCCGGACAGCGCAGGGCGGGGATGAGGAGGGGAATCCCGGGAGGGCCGTCGGCCAAGGCCGGtcccggcgggcgggcggggaggAGCCGCGGGGCGCTGGAGGGGGcccaggaggaggtgggaggagacggGCGCGCCGCGGGGGGAGCCTGACGGGTGCCGGGAAGAGGCCGGGACCGCAGGGGAGACCCCGAGGCGCGGGAGAGGAGGTGAGGAGGAGAGACCCCTAGGCgcgggagaggaggggaggcggggagaccccgagggagaggaggggaggggggagaccccgagggagaggaggggagaccccgagggagaggaggggaggggggagaccccgagggagaggagggggtgggggagaccccgagggagaggaggggagaccccgagggagaggaggggagaccccgagggagaggaggggagaccccgagggagaggaggggaggggggagggggggggggagacccgagggagaggaggggagaccccgagggagaggaggggaggggggagaccccgagggagaggaggggaggaggggagacccgagggagaggaggggagggggggagaccccgagggagaggaagggagaccccgagggagaggaggggagaccccgagggagaggaggggagggggggagaccccgagggaaaggaggggagacccgagggagaggaggggaggaggggagaccccgagggagaggaggggagggggggggaGACCccgagggagaggaagggagaccccgagggagaggaggggagaccccagggagaggaggggagggggggagacCCCAAGGGAAAGGAGGGGAGACCCCGATggaaaggaggggaggaggggagaccccgagggagaggaggggagggggggagaccccgagggagaggaggggtgaccccgagggagaggaggggagggggggagacCCCGAGGCGCGGGAGAGGAGTAGGGAGGGAGCGCGGGGCGGGTAAAGGGCGAAGCTCCGGAGGCCGGCGTTTGTCGGCTGCTCCGCGAGCCCTGTCCTGTCTTCGAGGCGACGGCTTGGCACCTTTGCCCGGCGGGGCCTGGGTCTCCACACCTGGGGCTTTCTGGTCCTCGGGAGGCTGCTCTGGGACAGAGTTCTCGGGGAGGGTCCGGCCCTCAggcgccccccaccccagtcacGCGGATTGAGGTGCGGGGTTGGCTGGCTGGGAGAGGAAGGCTCCAGAAAAGAACTAGGCAAGGGAGGGAGACTGCCTAAGAAGGCAGAGGAGGCGGGGTGGAGGAGGGACCCCCATTTTCTGGGGGCAGTGCGGAGGTGGTGGGGCCATGGCAACGGGCTCTTTCAGCACAGAGAGGGTTAAGTGGGCTCCTAAAGCCCACCCGCCCTGGGCCCCTCCCACATGTTTATGTCCTCCCCAAAATATTCAGCCTCCAGCCAGCCTCcattcctcccctcccaccccgttTTGGGCCCCGGATGGTGTGGATGGGGGAGGCCCGTAGAGAGAGCTGGAGCAGGCCCTGCTCCCCAGCTGCTGGCCCAAGGACTGGAGCGGACCCAGCACCCACCTCAGACAGGGCCAACCTGGGCCGGCCTTGGAAACAGTGGGGccgggtgggaggagagggacgGGCCAGGGGAACACAGGGGGCTGGGGACGGGGTCTGCAGGGCTACTCTGCGTCCCCCCACCTCTGCCCGGAGCCCACCAGACGCGGCCCCGAGACACGGGGCCCAGGAGCCGGTGGCTCCTCCTCCAGACCGACGCACAGTCCTCTGCAGGGTCCGGGAGACAGAGGTGAAGCCATGTGGCAGCTGCTGCTCCCACTGGCCCTGGGGCTGGGCTCCATGGGCTTGGGCAGGGCAGAGCTCACGGCAGCCCAGCACCGGGGCCTGCAGGTGGCCCTGGAGGAGTTCCACAAGCATCCGCCCGTGCAGTGGGCCTTCCAGGTGACCAGCGTGGACAATGCCTCAGACACGGTAAGCGCCAGCCCAGCGAGGGGAGGGCGGGATGGGGATCAGGAGACCAGAATGTGCCCCCCACCGAGAGCAGGTGCACCGATGCTTGGGCCCCAGCAAGACGCCCCGCTCTCCGCTGGCCCAGccgcctgcccctgccccagggtGTGCTGCTGGGAAGCAGGGACAGGTCACACCAGCACCTGCTCAGCTGGGCCGCGGGCCTCTCTCGTCTGTTGGCAGCTCTTCCCGGCCGGGCAGTTTGTGAGGCTGGAGTTCAAGCTCCAGCAGACGAGCTGTCGGAAGAAGGACTGGAGGAAAGCAGACTGCAAGGTCAAGCCCAATGGGGTGAGCTGACGGCAGGGCGCGTGCTCGGGGCAGGAGTGGGCGCAGGAGTGGGCAGTGGACTTCACAGTTGAAGAATCCTGAGGTTGGAGACCCTGGGGCGGGGCAGCCTCCCTGGCTCTGACCGGCCTGCCTGCCTGCACCCGTGGCGGTGATGGCTGTGGGTGGGCTGAGGGGGCCGCAACAGGCAGGGAGATGGACACACAGGTTCCAGAGCTGGTCCACTCAGGCTTCAGGTCACTGGCGGAAGGACGCCGTGGTCCCCACCTTAGGCCTAGTGAACTTCCCATTTCTCATGAGTTTTCAAGGGGACGATGGCTCGGCCTGGGCTGACTCCTAAGAGGGCTTGACTATCATCAGCCACCTTCGGGGCCAAGTCACTGCCATGGGGGTGATCCCTGGGCTCGGAGCACAACCACTTCGGCCAACCCCCAGTCCTGTTCCTGCGCTGGCTCGTCAAGGCTTCAGTCACCTCCCTCTGCTGAGGAGTGCTGGATTAGACTAGTGCTTTTCTGGACTTTTACACCAGGATCCCTGTGTTCAATTCAAATCTTGCAAGAAAACAGAACATACAAATAAATGTAACAGATGGCAGCGCAGTGGAAGCCAGGTGGGGAGAACCTGCCTGTGTCAGACACagccagacacacagacatacacacagttTGAAAACTAAGTGCCGcctacagacagacacacacacacacacacacagtttgaaAACTGCAGGATAGTTCCGACTTGAAAATTCCCAGGCCAGAGCTAGGCTGCGCCTGGACCCAGCTGGCCTGCCAAAGGAACAGGCCCCACTGCAGGCTGGCCCTAGGTTCCGCCCTCACAGGGCTGCACGCCTCCCTTCACCCCTTTCCTCTCTGGCCTCCACGCCCGCTCCCCAGAGAAAGCGGAAATGCCTGGCCTGCATCAAGCTGGACTCAAAGGATCAAGTCTTAGGTCGGATGGTGCACTGTCCCATACAGACACAGGTTCAACGGGTGAGGAGGGGGCTGGTAAGGTGGGGAGAGACTGGGCCTTGGGAGTGGCCTGGATAAAGAGGTTTGGGGGTGGCGAGGAGGGGCTCTGGGCTCGGCCCAGACACTCCCTGGGAGGGAGGATGGGGGCAATAGGCGCTGGCTGGAACGGGGCGGCCCGAGTGGCCCTGTGCTGGCAGGAGCTGGACAACGCCCAGGACGCCCAGTGCAGCAGGGTGGAGCGCTTCGGCGAGGACCCCCACAGCTACTACCTTCCCGGACAGTTCGCCTTCATCAAAGCCTTGTCCCCCTGAGCTAAGGCCTGGCGGGTAGGCGGCCGGCCAGGAGGGAGGGGGACGAGAGGACTGAGAGGGCGCTGGAGCTGGGCTGCGGGAGGCAGGGGAACAGGGGCTGGGAGCCTGCAAAGACCGCCTCCCTCACGCCTGGCCTGTTTCTCTTCCTCTAGAAGTCACCCAGCTTCCTGGAAGGAAGGGAGGTCGCCAGTGAaagcctgcctccctcctctgaGCCGGGGAGGGGCCACCCCCTGACCCCTGAGCTAATAAAGCTGCGCTCAGCTGAGTTCTCACGTTCCCTCaaattccctccctcccccagcttgGCTGCAGGGTAGCCTGTGTGTGAGCAAAGGCCCTGGTGCTCCGGCCTCACAGGGAGGAAGCAAAGCcctgaggtggggggcggggggggggggcaggaccCAGCCGCCTGGACACCCAGAAAGCCACAGACGCCTCCTCCTTGCCCAGGGGAgaccagaggtgggggtgggggtggaggaccCAGGCTTGCTTTCAAGTGCTCCCTCTTGGGAAAACCAAGCACGCCCACATGTACTGATactaattaaaacaatttaatagGGATGAGCATGGGTGGGAATGGGGACAGTGGAGGTTCCAGAGAGACCCAGGAGTGACGGACACAGCAGAACCAGGGAGGTGGGTAAATGCAGCTTCCATGGCCAGCTGCCGCTGGTGAGCTCAGCCACAGCCTCTCCCAGAGCGGGCAGGGCAGgaggctggcctttcctgccTCACCCAGCTGCAGCCTTAGGACCAAGCCGCTTTCTTCCTCCAA
It contains:
- the RARRES2 gene encoding retinoic acid receptor responder protein 2 isoform X2, translating into MWQLLLPLALGLGSMGLGRAELTAAQHRGLQVALEEFHKHPPVQWAFQVTSVDNASDTLFPAGQFVRLEFKLQQTSCRKKDWRKADCKVKPNGRKRKCLACIKLDSKDQVLGRMVHCPIQTQVQRVRRGLELDNAQDAQCSRVERFGEDPHSYYLPGQFAFIKALSP
- the RARRES2 gene encoding retinoic acid receptor responder protein 2 isoform X5, with amino-acid sequence MWQLLLPLALGLGSMGLGRAELTAAQHRGLQVALEEFHKHPPVQWAFQVTSVDNASDTLFPAGQFVRLEFKLQQTSCRKKDWRKADCKVKPNGRKRKCLACIKLDSKDQVLGRMVHCPIQTQELDNAQDAQCSRVERFGEDPHSYYLPGQFAFIKALSP
- the RARRES2 gene encoding retinoic acid receptor responder protein 2 isoform X3, translated to MWQLLLPLALGLGSMGLGRAELTAAQHRGLQVALEEFHKHPPVQWAFQVTSVDNASDTLFPAGQFVRLEFKLQQTSCRKKDWRKADCKVKPNGRKRKCLACIKLDSKDQVLGRMVHCPIQTQVQRELDNAQDAQCSRVERFGEDPHSYYLPGQFAFIKALSP
- the RARRES2 gene encoding retinoic acid receptor responder protein 2 isoform X1, giving the protein MWQLLLPLALGLGSMGLGRAELTAAQHRGLQVALEEFHKHPPVQWAFQVTSVDNASDTLFPAGQFVRLEFKLQQTSCRKKDWRKADCKVKPNGRKRKCLACIKLDSKDQVLGRMVHCPIQTQVQRWPCAGRSWTTPRTPSAAGWSASARTPTATTFPDSSPSSKPCPPELRPGGSHPASWKEGRSPVKACLPPLSRGGATP
- the RARRES2 gene encoding retinoic acid receptor responder protein 2 isoform X4 → MWQLLLPLALGLGSMGLGRAELTAAQHRGLQVALEEFHKHPPVQWAFQVTSVDNASDTLFPAGQFVRLEFKLQQTSCRKKDWRKADCKVKPNGRKRKCLACIKLDSKDQVLGRMVHCPIQTQVQRLDNAQDAQCSRVERFGEDPHSYYLPGQFAFIKALSP